GCTCTTCACGGCCGGCATGACGCTCGTCGATTCGACCGACAACGTGCTGATGGTGCATGCGTACGGCTGGGCGATGGACGACCCGATGCGCAAGCTGTACTACAACGCGAGCATCACCTTCGTGTCGGCGGTGGTCGCAATCGTGATCGGCGGCGTCGAGGCGTTGGGATTGCTGTCGGACCGTTTCGGCTGGAGCGGCGGCGTGCGCGATGCGATCGCCGGTGTCGGCGATCATTTCGGCGCACTCGGTTATGCGACCGTCGCGGCCTTCATGGCGTGCTGGATCGGCTCGGTGCTGTTTAATCGCTGGAGACGGCCGGATCCGGCGCGACGGTAGATCGCCGCGGCAAAACACTCGACGCAATCGACCCGATCGGTAAGGCTTCCAGCGCAATGTCCACCGGCGCATCGCGCTCATCGTTGCGCGGACTCGTTGATCTAGCGGCTGCCGCCGACGCTCTCATCATCGTTCCCGGAACGCTTCACGCGCTTTGAAAATCGGCTTCAGCAGATAGTCAAGGATTGTCTTCTCACCGGTACGGATGTCGGCCGTCGCGACCATGCCCGGCAGAATCGGTAAGCTTTTCCCGCCAGCATGCAACTCACTGGCGTCGGTCAGCACGAGCACCCGGTAGTAGGTGGCATCGGCCCGGCCCGCTGCGGCCTTCTGGTCGTCCTTCAGAGTGTCAGGACTGATGTGTTCGACCTTGCCCGTCAGGCCACCATAAATACCGTAGTCGTAAGCGGTGATCTTCACCGTGGCCGGTTGACCGGGATGCAGGAATGCGACATCCGAAGGCTTGATGCGTGCCTCGACGAGCAACTGATCCTCCAGCGGCACGATTTCCATGATGTGCTCACCCGGCTGGATGACGCCTCCAATCGTATTGACGCGTACGTTCTTCACCGTGCCATATACGGGTGCCACCACCGTCGTGCGCTGCAGGACATCCGCGCGACCCACCACGGTTTCGCTGGTTTGCGCCAGTTCCAGTTCCAGCTTCGTCAGTTCCGAGTTTGCATCGGCCTGAAACTTGTTGCGCCGCTCGACGACCTGCGAGCGCAGGTCGTTTGCCTGACGGCGCATGCGCAACAGTTCGACTTCGGATACCAGCCCCTTGGCCGCGAGCGGCTCGGCCAACGCGATTTCCTTGCCCGAGAGCGAGTAGCTCTTTTCCAGCGCCGCTACGCTGTCGTCCAGTGCTCGCCGGCGCGCGTTGTATGCGAGCGTTTCCTGCTTCACGACCGTCGGCACGGCTTTTACGTCGTCCGGAAATGTCAGCGGTTGTCCGTACGCCTCAGCGCGCAAACGCGCAATCGTCGCCTTCAGCCCGACCGATTTGGACCACGCTTCTCGATAGCTTGTCTCTGCACGCGTTGGGTCGATCTTTGCCAACACCTGGCCCTTCTTGACGATATCGCCTTCGCGTACATCTAGTTGCTCGAGAATGCCGCCTTCGAGACTCTGGATGACCTGCTCGCGGCTTTTCGAAATGATGGTCCCTTCGCCGTGCGTAATCTCTTCCACGCGAGCAAAGTGCGCCCAAGTCAGACCGACTGCCAGAATCGCGAGAATCACGTAAAGCATGATCATGGAGCCCGGAGTCGACTGCGTGAGCAACGATTCCTTGATGTCGCTCATAAATGCGGCATCGCCTGGGGTGAGCCGGGCATTCTTCGCCCGGCGTCTGAGAATATTGAAGTTCATTGACATTGCTCCTCGTTCGGCACGCCTGCCTGCGCATTACCGGCTTGCGCAGTGGCTGCCGAAACGGCCTTCTTTGCGGGCACGATCCTGATATTGGTAGTGGTGGCTTGAGGCGCCGCAGGCGAAGCGGCTGAGCCGGAAGCGGTCGTGGCTTCGGCTCCCGGCGGGGTGCGCTGTCGCTCGCGCGGCTGCGCTCCATCCACTGCAGCCGACTTGGCGTTACCCGACAGCGCGGCGAGGATCTTGTGCTTCGGACCGTCGGCCACGACTTTGCCTTCCTCGACAACGACAATCCGGTCAACCAGTGCCAACAAGGATGGTCGATGGGTCACGACAACGATCGCCTGTCCGAGCGTTGCACGCGCGAGGTGCTCGAGGAAAACCGCCTCGGTCTGGCTATCCATCGCGCTGGTCGGCTCATCGAGCAACAGAAGTTGCGGCCGCGCAAGGAGGCTGCGAGCCAACGACACCAGTTGACGCTGGCCGCCGGAGATGCCCACACCACCTTCTCCGATCGGAAGGTTGATGCCCTTTGGATGGCGGCTTGCGAACTGCTCAAGGCCGGTTAAACGCAGCACGCGCAAAAACTCGTCAGCGCTCGCTTCCGGCCGGCCGATCATCACGTTTTCGCGCAGGGTACCGTGAAAAAGACGCGCGTCCTGTCCCACGTAACCCACCGCTTTGCGCCAGTCGGCCAGGTCGATCTGCTCGACATCCAGACCGTTGGTCAACACCTGGCCGTCAACCGGCGCATAAAGACGCGCCATCACGCGCAGCAGGGTCGATTTACCGCTGCCGACGCGGCCCAGGATCGCAACCCGCTCGCCGGCCCCGATGCTCAGGTTGACGTCCTTCAGAACCGACGGATTCGTTTGCATCGCCGGCGCTGGGTATGAGAAGCAGACGTCCTTCAGCGTGATTTGTCCCGACAGCGGTGGCTTGGGCAGATAGGTGCGTGACGAATCACGATCAACGGGCATCGTCATCAGGCTGTTCAACGAGTGCAGCGCGGTCTTCGCCTGCTGGAAGCGCAAGGCCAGTCCCATCACCTGGCCCAGCGGCGCGGTAATTCGACCGGCCAGCATCACGGTACCGATCAGTGCACCTTGCGTCAGCTCGCCTGCGCCGATCAGGTACACGCCCAGCACCACCAGCACCACCGTCTGCAATTGCTGCAACAACGCGATGAAGCTCGTCGCCTTGCTGGAAATCTGACGCGACTTCATCGAAGAGGATGCCGCCATCGCGCTTAAGGTCTCCCAACGCTTTTGCATATGGCCTTCACCACCCACCGCCTTGAGCGTCTCAAGACCTTCAACCGACTCGATCAGTACGCCCTGCTTCAGCGACGCCTCCTTGAAATTCTCTTTCATGAGTCGGGCAAGCGGCCACTGCACGAACAGACTCGCCCCGACGATCAACGGGATCATCAGCAACGGCACCCAGCCGAGTGAGCCTCCGACCGCGAACACCACGCCCACGAAGACGAAGACGAACGGCAGATCGGAAATCGCAGACAGCGTCGCGGAGGTCGCGAAGTCTCGCACCGACTCGAACTCGCGCAGCTGGTTGGCGAATGAACCCGCCGACGCGGGCCTGTACTCCATCCGGATCGCGAGCGCTCGCCGAAATAGAAGCGTACCCATAACGAGATCTGCCTTCTTGCCGGCAACGTCCAGCAAATGGCTACGGACATGACGAGAGATCGCTTCAAACAGCATCGCAATGCCAACCCCGATCGCGAGCGACCAGAGCGTGACGTAGGCTTGGTTCGGTACCACGCGGTCGTACACGTTCATCGTGAAAAAGACGCTGGCGAGACCAAGCACATTGATCAGCAATGCGCCAAGCGCGGCACTCGCGTAGTAGCGCCGATAGCGCCATAGCGTACCGAGCAGCCAGTGGCCAGCCGGTTCGACGCTGTCCCCTTCGCGCAACTCGACTCTGGCCGTCGGCTTGACCAGAATGGCGTAGCCCGCATAGATCTCATCCATTTCCTCTTGGGTGTACTCCACCGGCTCATGGCCGATTTCCGGTACGACCACCTGATACAGAACGCGGCTCTTGGCTTCCTTATCCGGATTCTCCCGACGACCTAGCAATACGCAGCCCCCCATCCGCCGATGCAGCAAAATAGTCGGCAGCACGTGCTCCGGAATCAGTTGCAGGCGACGCTCCACGAGGCCCGCCGTGAGACCCGCATTTGACAGAGCGCCGAGCGCCAGCGACGGCGAAAGCATGCCGCTCTTCGGCAGGCCCGCGGTCAGCGCCTCCGCCGTCTTGCCACAACCGTAACGCTCGCAGATCCACATTACGGAGTTGAGTAGGCCGTCCTCGTTGGTGAGCGTCTGCGCCGCAGCCTGCACGTCAGGGAAAACGTCTTGAGTCATGATCGGAACCGGTTAGATTGATCGTTGTGGCGCGACACCTGAACCGTGATCCGGACGTACTGAACGATGAAAACAATCGTTGTCGTCTAAGGGTCGATTCGGCTATTTCGCGTGATTGATGAACGAAACATAAAATCTCGCACTGGCTTCCATTGTCTAAAAATCAGTCGTTTAAAAAAATCGGACGGTCGCACCGGCACGACAGGACGAGTACGAATTCGTAGCTCACTCGCCTTTCACAAGACCATTGGACGAAGCAGCGTTAAAAAGAAGCATTTGCGGCGGTGGCTTGTAAACGAAGGCGAAGACTCGTTCACTGGCGCCTTTTGCACGGCGAACCGGATGCTCCCCGACATTCGGAGTATTGAAGAAGCCTTTGCTCAAGAATCCCAGCAGCGGCACGCCAGCCCATGAACTGACACGAATGTTCGCGGTCGCGCTGTGCGCAATTGTTCTCTCGGGCGCAAGTTAGCCAGCACAGACCAGGCCGAGACTTCGGTGTACGTCCTTCAAGCCTTATTTGTCGCGCTGTCTCTCATTCAGATTGTCGCGCCACTATGGCGTTAGCTTGCCGCCGGTTTTGTGTCGTCCAGCTCATCATTGCGGTCTTCGTTATACGGCTCGACCGCAAGGGCCGCCCCGATCGAGTACTTGATCAGCTCAGTGTCGGTCTCCACTCCAAGCTTACGCATCGCACTGGTCTTTTGCGAGCTGATGGTCTGTTTGCTGCGCTTGAGTTGCGCCGCAATTTCGTTGACAGACAGTCCCGACACAAACAGCCGAATTACCTCAGATTCACGCTTGGTGAGCGCCCGGTTACTGTAACCGGAAGATTCAATGTCGAGCTGCCAGACAATCTTCGAAATGGCAGGCGAAAAATAACGTCCATTTGCATATGCGCCATGAATTGCCGCCAGCAAATGGTCGGTCGTATCGGCCTTGCTGAGAATGCATTGAATGTCGAGCTTGAGAATAGAGCGAATAACGCCCGGATTGTCGATCATGGTCAATATGACAATCCGTAGAGCCGGGTACCGCCGCCGCAAAAAGGAAAACAGTGTGATGCCGTCGCCGTAATCGCCGCCGGGCATCGCGTAATCAGATACGAGTACGTCGCAGGGCCGCTTGCCAAGTGCGGCAAGCAATTCGGTGGAATCGCCAACCGTATCCACAACCTCAAGCGTGCGGTGCTTCTTGAGCGTATGGAGTAATCCGGCAACGACAGCTGGATGGTCGTCGGCGAGAATGACCCGGATGGCAAAATCATCCATTTGGAGGTTTCCTGCTTTGGAATGTAGTCAAGTACATTACAGATTTCGAATAAATCGGTAATGATTGAGAGGTGGCCGGCAACTTTGGACAGCCGGACAAGTGAATCGACCGGGGCCTAAGCCAGCGGTCATGCTGTTCACAGGATGAAAGCGGCAGTTGCAGGAGCGCGCGGCGGACGTGTTTGATGCGACAGGCGCGTCGAGGGCCGGTGCATTCGGCTGTCGATAGATGGCCGTGGCAACTCGCGTGACACCATGTTCGTCGAACGAGTCCGGCGCAGCATCAAGTGCGGGGAAGTTCATCTGAAGGCCAGCGAGTCGGTCAGCCATGCTCGGCGCTCCATTGGGCGAATACATCGAGCTGTACAACCGGAAACGGCCGCATCCGAGCCTGGCAAATCAGACGCCGGATGAGACATACTTCGCGACGCCGCCTGCAATAAAAACGGCCGCACGATTGCGTCGGACGCTCCAAATTCCTGGTTATCCCGACGATGGGTGATTAGGTCAGTATATCGTGCACAACAATCACGACGGCATAAAAAGTGGCAACCCACCCGGGAAACACCCGACCACCCCGGAATTTGTCAGAAATGGCGCACTCGACGTGTGAATATCCTCGGAGGCCGTTTTCATAGCAGTCGTTCAACACTCAGTTCCGAGAACGTTCATACGCGTTCGGTCGCATGTCTGATCAACAGGTGAGCGCTCAACCGCTGGTGTTACCAGTCTCTAGCCAATCAACCAACGCACCTGCCGACGCGTATTCCTGCAGTACCGCCGTGTAGCCGTCAAAGCGATTCGCCACTTCGCTCACGCTGTTGCCATAGTGATCGTTCTCGGCGAGCAACACATCCAGCAGCGTTCGCTTGCCCAGGTGGTACCACTGTTCGAAGAAGGCCTTGCGCACCTGATCGGTCTCGGCGGAAAGTCGTTCGTATTGGTCCGCGCGGTTGAGCATGGTGTGCGCATCCTGATCCGCGGCGCGAATGCCATACTCAAGGTCGCGCCGCTGTTGATCGAGGCGCTGCCACGTGGCCTGTGCCCGATACCCGGCCGCCGCCGTCGCCGCCTGCGTAGAACCGCCGCGAAGTGCCGCCCAGTTGAGCGTCAGCATGGTCTGCCATGGCGCGCGTTGTCCTGTGCCTCCGACGCCGGCATTCGCACTGACAACCCAGTTCACCGACGGCAGTCCGGACGCTTTCACCGCCTTCGCATTCAGGTCGGCAGCATTGGCCTCGGACTGAATCTGACGCAGGCTCGAGTGAGTATCCACCTGCTGCAGAAGTTGCGGCAGATCGCCCGGTCGGATGGGCCATGCGTGTGCGCGCGGGATCGGCGGCGTGGTCTCACCCACCAGCTTTTGCAACTTCAGCTCAGCATCACGTGCCTTTGCTTGTGCGGAATCACGCGCGGCTTCAGCTTGCAGCAGACGCGCCTTCGCCTGCGTGAGCTCGCTACCGCGACCTCGGTCGACAGCCACAATTTCACTGAGCATTTTCACGAGCGTGGCCATGCGCTCGACGAATTGCTGACTCAGGTCAACGATCGCGCGTTGCTTGCCCAGTTCGACCAGCGTGCTCGTCACGTCGAACGCATTCTGGTCGCGAGCCACGGTGTAATTGCTGCGCGCGGCATCCGAGAGACGCTCACGGCTGCCAATAGTGTTCTTTGTACGGCCCCAGTCGTACACCGTCGTGGTGATAGTCGCCGTAACTGCATTACCGTTGTCGTAGCCATTCC
Above is a window of Paraburkholderia sprentiae WSM5005 DNA encoding:
- a CDS encoding type I secretion system permease/ATPase, whose translation is MTQDVFPDVQAAAQTLTNEDGLLNSVMWICERYGCGKTAEALTAGLPKSGMLSPSLALGALSNAGLTAGLVERRLQLIPEHVLPTILLHRRMGGCVLLGRRENPDKEAKSRVLYQVVVPEIGHEPVEYTQEEMDEIYAGYAILVKPTARVELREGDSVEPAGHWLLGTLWRYRRYYASAALGALLINVLGLASVFFTMNVYDRVVPNQAYVTLWSLAIGVGIAMLFEAISRHVRSHLLDVAGKKADLVMGTLLFRRALAIRMEYRPASAGSFANQLREFESVRDFATSATLSAISDLPFVFVFVGVVFAVGGSLGWVPLLMIPLIVGASLFVQWPLARLMKENFKEASLKQGVLIESVEGLETLKAVGGEGHMQKRWETLSAMAASSSMKSRQISSKATSFIALLQQLQTVVLVVLGVYLIGAGELTQGALIGTVMLAGRITAPLGQVMGLALRFQQAKTALHSLNSLMTMPVDRDSSRTYLPKPPLSGQITLKDVCFSYPAPAMQTNPSVLKDVNLSIGAGERVAILGRVGSGKSTLLRVMARLYAPVDGQVLTNGLDVEQIDLADWRKAVGYVGQDARLFHGTLRENVMIGRPEASADEFLRVLRLTGLEQFASRHPKGINLPIGEGGVGISGGQRQLVSLARSLLARPQLLLLDEPTSAMDSQTEAVFLEHLARATLGQAIVVVTHRPSLLALVDRIVVVEEGKVVADGPKHKILAALSGNAKSAAVDGAQPRERQRTPPGAEATTASGSAASPAAPQATTTNIRIVPAKKAVSAATAQAGNAQAGVPNEEQCQ
- a CDS encoding HlyD family type I secretion periplasmic adaptor subunit; translation: MNFNILRRRAKNARLTPGDAAFMSDIKESLLTQSTPGSMIMLYVILAILAVGLTWAHFARVEEITHGEGTIISKSREQVIQSLEGGILEQLDVREGDIVKKGQVLAKIDPTRAETSYREAWSKSVGLKATIARLRAEAYGQPLTFPDDVKAVPTVVKQETLAYNARRRALDDSVAALEKSYSLSGKEIALAEPLAAKGLVSEVELLRMRRQANDLRSQVVERRNKFQADANSELTKLELELAQTSETVVGRADVLQRTTVVAPVYGTVKNVRVNTIGGVIQPGEHIMEIVPLEDQLLVEARIKPSDVAFLHPGQPATVKITAYDYGIYGGLTGKVEHISPDTLKDDQKAAAGRADATYYRVLVLTDASELHAGGKSLPILPGMVATADIRTGEKTILDYLLKPIFKAREAFRER
- a CDS encoding response regulator, yielding MDDFAIRVILADDHPAVVAGLLHTLKKHRTLEVVDTVGDSTELLAALGKRPCDVLVSDYAMPGGDYGDGITLFSFLRRRYPALRIVILTMIDNPGVIRSILKLDIQCILSKADTTDHLLAAIHGAYANGRYFSPAISKIVWQLDIESSGYSNRALTKRESEVIRLFVSGLSVNEIAAQLKRSKQTISSQKTSAMRKLGVETDTELIKYSIGAALAVEPYNEDRNDELDDTKPAAS
- a CDS encoding TolC family protein produces the protein MTQHIRLDVQAAMQALTHEDGLPGPARRPVAWLALALLGLLATGDAGAQTKPDQALVSDAEIALKSISPKAKQPSTSASRTPPETFAQWLEAQPASTDNAPSVDGATLRRIFLNAVEKAEKRSPEVGQAYATYEAANADVHEAKGQRWPQVDIGSQTQGVKFGPGDRNGYDNGNAVTATITTTVYDWGRTKNTIGSRERLSDAARSNYTVARDQNAFDVTSTLVELGKQRAIVDLSQQFVERMATLVKMLSEIVAVDRGRGSELTQAKARLLQAEAARDSAQAKARDAELKLQKLVGETTPPIPRAHAWPIRPGDLPQLLQQVDTHSSLRQIQSEANAADLNAKAVKASGLPSVNWVVSANAGVGGTGQRAPWQTMLTLNWAALRGGSTQAATAAAGYRAQATWQRLDQQRRDLEYGIRAADQDAHTMLNRADQYERLSAETDQVRKAFFEQWYHLGKRTLLDVLLAENDHYGNSVSEVANRFDGYTAVLQEYASAGALVDWLETGNTSG